The sequence CCGCCTGCCGGGTCGTCTTTCGGGTCCGGGCGGACGGTTCCGGAAGGCATGCCCTACGACCCCTGTCCGCTGGACAGTTGGGCCGATTCACCCTGAAAGTCGACTGGACCTCCGGCTCCGACCGCCGTGAGGGCCTGTCGGATTCGGCGGAGACCGCGCGACCCGGCGAGGTTCACCGGTGGGAGTCGTACGGTCTGTCCGTCAACTTAGCCAACTTGTGTGTCTCGCGTGAAGATTGAAGTGCGAAGTGTCCGATATGTAAATGTGACCTTCGTCGTACCCGAAGGTGACCTCCGCTACTTGACCACCGCAGTGCGACCGGTTCGTCACTCGCGGTTCACGGCGGCCCATTCGTGCGCGGGGAGGCCGAGGAGCCGTTCGATCCGGGCACTGTCGGGCAACGGGCCGTGATCGCCCGTCACTTGGAGTGCCGACCCGGCCGTGATGTGCCCGAGCCTCAGCGCGCGCTCCATGTCGACGCCCCGCAGCAGTCCGGTCAGGAATCCGGCGGCGAAGGCGTCTCCCGCGCCGACGGGCTCCACCACGTCCGTGCGCAGAGCGGGCACGGTCCAGGAGTCTTCGCCGCCGAAGACGGTGGCTGTCCGGCCACCGTCCTTGACGACGAGGAGGCGCGGGTGCGGCAACAGCCGGCGTACGTCGGCGAGTTCGAGGCCGGCGCCCCAGAGGTCCTGTGCCTCGTCCAGTCCGACGAAGGTGATGTCGGCACGGTCGGCGAGGTCGCGCAGCACGGGGGCGGCCGTTCCGGGCGGCCACAGCGCGGGGCGGTGGTTGACGTCGAAGCTCACGGCGTGGGGACGCTCGGCCTGCGGTACGGCGAGCGCCTCCACGACCAGGCTCCGGCAGGACGGGGAGAGGGCCGCGGTCACGCCCGTGAGATGGACGACGGAGGCGGTCGTGAGTCTGTCGTCCTTCAGTACGTCGGGGCCCAGGGCCGAGGCCGCCGAGTCGCCCCGGTAGTAGTGGACACTGGTGCCCGAGCCGGTGGGCTCCTTCACGAGCAGGCCCGTGGGCCGTTCCGGGTCGTGGCGCACTCCGCCGACATCGACGCCGGGCGCGCCGACCGCGGCGAGCACCCGCCGCCCCAACGCGTCGTCGCCCAGCGCCGAGAGCCAGGAGACGGGGACGCCCAGGTCGGCCAGGTACATCGCCACGTTCGACTCGGCCCCGGCCACCGACACCCGCAGGTCCTCGGCGGTCTCCAGGGACTCGGACGGGGCGGGGGCCAACGCGGCCATGGTCTCGCCGATGCAGACCACCGCTCCCTCGCGGGGCCGCCAGACAGCGCGGGGTACGGACGCGCTCTTCACGACGCCTCCCGTCGGGCCGGTCGGGCCGGGTCGGGGGCAGAGGCATCCGTGCGGTGCCGGTACACGTCCGCCCGCCTGCCCGGTACGTCGACCCGCGCGGTGAACACGGCGCCGTCGTACGGGCCGGGCTCGGCGAGGCCCACCCGGGCGGTGGTGATGTGCAGTACGTCCTCCCCCAGGCACACTCCGGCGGGCTGCCGCGCGGGCAGGCGCACCG is a genomic window of Streptomyces sp. NBC_00414 containing:
- a CDS encoding sugar kinase, yielding MKSASVPRAVWRPREGAVVCIGETMAALAPAPSESLETAEDLRVSVAGAESNVAMYLADLGVPVSWLSALGDDALGRRVLAAVGAPGVDVGGVRHDPERPTGLLVKEPTGSGTSVHYYRGDSAASALGPDVLKDDRLTTASVVHLTGVTAALSPSCRSLVVEALAVPQAERPHAVSFDVNHRPALWPPGTAAPVLRDLADRADITFVGLDEAQDLWGAGLELADVRRLLPHPRLLVVKDGGRTATVFGGEDSWTVPALRTDVVEPVGAGDAFAAGFLTGLLRGVDMERALRLGHITAGSALQVTGDHGPLPDSARIERLLGLPAHEWAAVNRE